Proteins encoded within one genomic window of Acidobacteriota bacterium:
- the coaD gene encoding pantetheine-phosphate adenylyltransferase: protein MTRPAICAVYPGSFDPVTLGHLDIVRRACRLYGGLTIAVLRNTRKKPAFSAEQRRAMFEAVITDEGLEGVEVVHFEGLLCDFARKIGARVVIRGLRAISDFEYELQMAQMNRRLAPGLETVFLTPGEEVSFISSGLVREIAQLGGDVSSLVHPRVAAELARRYVAEKG, encoded by the coding sequence ATGACCCGCCCCGCGATCTGCGCCGTCTACCCCGGCAGCTTCGATCCCGTCACCCTTGGACACCTGGACATCGTCCGCCGGGCGTGTCGGCTCTACGGGGGGTTGACCATCGCGGTGTTGCGCAACACGCGGAAGAAGCCCGCCTTTTCGGCGGAGCAGCGCCGGGCGATGTTCGAGGCGGTGATCACGGACGAGGGACTCGAGGGTGTGGAGGTCGTCCACTTCGAGGGGTTGCTCTGCGACTTCGCCCGGAAGATCGGGGCGCGGGTCGTGATACGCGGTCTGCGGGCGATCAGTGATTTCGAATACGAACTGCAGATGGCCCAGATGAACCGCCGCCTGGCGCCGGGCCTGGAGACGGTCTTTCTCACCCCGGGGGAGGAGGTCTCCTTCATCTCCTCCGGGCTGGTCCGCGAAATCGCCCAGCTGGGCGGGGACGTGAGCAGCCTGGTCCACCCGCGCGTCGCCGCCGAACTGGCCCGGCGCTACGTCGCCGAGAAAGGCTGA
- the recN gene encoding DNA repair protein RecN: protein MLRQLRIENLVLARDVLLDFAPGLNLITGETGAGKSLITGALALACGARGEAALVRQGTRRAVVEALFDLSRRPDLVEKLHRSGYSASGDEMLIRREIGSDGRSKALLGGSPVTVALLREITGDLVEVHGQHEPQALFQPETQRDLLDRAGDHDRLLTDVRRTAALVRELDARLSDLRERARARESRIEILQFRLAEFDRVRPEAGDEERLRVERERLRHAEEIGTAIQAAIEAIYEGDEAAHDRIHAAARRIRAQGSRDEEFIELAERLDDVRAQIAEITGDLRAQAEALAPDPARLEQVEERLHALERLRRRFDGAPTEDIIASAEAMRRELEELSGQDEEAAVLAADLDSQLEAYARAADKLHQARVRSAERLARSVGELLAGLAMEKARVRIEVEYEPPRPGQASEALPAGRDKVEFLLQANPGEPARPLRKVASGGELSRVMLALDIALEGRLARRTLLFDEVDQGLGGEAADRLASFLQRVAESHQVISITHLPQVAACAARHIHVSKKVRAGRTVAVVRSLEDEEDRVEELARMIGGKMVTDTARRHAEAMLASATSFKETP, encoded by the coding sequence ATGCTGCGGCAGCTACGGATCGAGAATCTGGTTCTCGCAAGGGATGTGCTGCTCGACTTTGCGCCGGGATTGAACCTGATCACGGGCGAGACCGGGGCGGGCAAATCCCTGATCACAGGAGCGTTGGCCCTGGCCTGCGGCGCCCGGGGCGAGGCGGCCCTCGTCCGGCAGGGCACCCGTCGCGCCGTGGTCGAGGCTCTCTTCGATCTTTCGCGGCGCCCTGACCTGGTGGAGAAACTCCATCGCTCCGGCTATTCGGCTTCCGGGGACGAAATGCTGATCCGCCGGGAGATCGGCAGCGACGGGCGTTCGAAGGCGCTGCTCGGGGGCAGCCCGGTGACCGTCGCCCTGTTGCGGGAGATCACCGGAGATCTGGTGGAGGTTCACGGTCAGCACGAACCCCAGGCCCTCTTCCAGCCGGAGACCCAGCGCGATCTGCTCGATCGGGCGGGCGACCACGACCGGTTGCTGACAGACGTGCGCCGCACGGCGGCCCTCGTCCGGGAGTTGGACGCGCGACTGAGCGATTTGCGCGAGCGCGCCAGGGCTCGGGAAAGCCGGATCGAGATCCTCCAGTTCCGGCTGGCGGAGTTCGACCGGGTACGGCCCGAAGCCGGCGACGAGGAGCGCTTGCGGGTCGAGCGGGAGCGGCTGCGTCACGCCGAGGAGATCGGCACGGCCATCCAGGCCGCCATCGAGGCCATCTACGAGGGGGACGAGGCCGCTCACGACCGGATCCACGCGGCCGCCCGGCGGATTCGAGCCCAGGGCAGCCGGGACGAAGAGTTCATCGAGCTGGCGGAACGGCTCGACGACGTGCGGGCCCAGATCGCGGAGATCACCGGCGACCTGAGGGCCCAGGCCGAGGCGCTGGCGCCCGACCCGGCGCGTCTCGAGCAGGTCGAAGAGCGGCTGCACGCGCTCGAGCGGCTGCGGCGACGCTTCGACGGGGCTCCCACCGAGGACATCATCGCCAGCGCCGAAGCCATGCGGCGGGAACTGGAGGAACTCTCCGGCCAGGATGAAGAAGCGGCCGTGCTGGCGGCCGATCTCGACTCGCAGCTCGAAGCCTACGCCCGCGCGGCGGACAAGCTGCACCAGGCCCGGGTCCGGTCGGCCGAAAGGCTGGCCCGCTCGGTGGGCGAGCTTTTGGCGGGTCTGGCGATGGAAAAGGCCCGGGTCCGCATCGAGGTGGAATACGAGCCCCCACGACCGGGCCAGGCGTCCGAGGCCCTTCCCGCCGGACGGGACAAGGTCGAGTTCCTGCTGCAGGCCAATCCGGGCGAGCCGGCGCGGCCGCTGCGCAAGGTGGCTTCCGGTGGCGAACTCAGCCGCGTGATGCTGGCCCTCGATATCGCCCTCGAAGGCAGGCTGGCCCGCCGGACGCTGCTCTTCGACGAGGTGGACCAGGGGCTCGGCGGGGAAGCCGCGGATCGACTGGCGTCCTTTCTCCAAAGGGTGGCCGAGTCCCACCAGGTGATCTCCATCACCCACCTGCCCCAGGTGGCCGCGTGCGCCGCACGGCACATCCACGTGTCCAAGAAGGTACGCGCGGGGCGCACGGTCGCGGTGGTCCGCAGCCTGGAAGACGAAGAAGACCGCGTCGAGGAACTGGCGCGGATGATCGGTGGCAAGATGGTGACCGACACTGCGCGCCGTCACGCGGAGGCCATGCTGGCCAGCGCCACCTCGTTCAAGGAGACTCCATGA
- a CDS encoding DUF423 domain-containing protein gives MRVYFVIGALLAATAILAGAFGAHALRDQLGEESLAVWHTAVRYHFWHALALVSLSLLVGPRAGRWPLGLFVVGVVLFSGSLYALALGGGSWLGPLTPLGGLCLVGGWITLAFRGWEGRREGPVVASRDEC, from the coding sequence GTGCGCGTCTACTTCGTGATCGGAGCCTTGTTGGCGGCCACGGCGATTCTGGCGGGGGCTTTCGGGGCCCACGCGTTGCGGGACCAACTGGGGGAAGAATCCCTCGCCGTGTGGCACACGGCCGTGCGCTACCACTTCTGGCATGCCCTGGCCCTGGTGAGTCTCTCCCTGCTTGTCGGGCCCCGGGCGGGCCGCTGGCCCCTCGGCCTTTTCGTGGTGGGGGTCGTGCTGTTCAGCGGCTCGCTCTACGCACTGGCGTTGGGGGGCGGAAGCTGGCTGGGACCGTTGACCCCCCTGGGCGGACTGTGCCTGGTGGGAGGGTGGATCACGTTGGCTTTCCGGGGATGGGAGGGACGGCGGGAAGGACCTGTTGTCGCTTCCCGCGACGAGTGCTAA
- a CDS encoding dihydroorotate dehydrogenase-like protein, translated as MDLTTQYMGLELRSPLVPSSSPLTRQLDSLRALEDMGAGAVVLYSLFEEQIEFEGLELDHYLEYGSESTAEAISYYPAPGDFARGPEAYLDLIRRAKEAMEIPVIASLNGASPGGWTEYARKIEQAGADALELNIYFLPTDPQQPLGEVEDTYVDLTREVVGAVGLPVAVKMHPFLTSVPIMARRLTDAGARGLSLFNRFYEPDIDPEQLEVITDLQLSTPDDARLPLRWIGILHGRIGADLAATGGVHSGRDAVKMLMAGARVVHLCSALLKQGVPHLRRIESDLGAWLEENEYGSVRELIGTMSQKCCPDPSAFERANYIKVLHSFH; from the coding sequence ATGGATCTGACCACGCAATACATGGGTCTCGAGTTGCGCAGCCCCCTCGTACCCTCCTCGTCGCCACTGACCCGGCAGCTCGACTCGCTGCGCGCTCTCGAAGACATGGGTGCCGGTGCCGTCGTTCTCTATTCGCTCTTCGAAGAGCAGATCGAATTCGAGGGCCTGGAACTCGATCACTACCTGGAGTACGGCAGCGAGAGCACGGCGGAAGCCATTTCCTACTACCCGGCGCCCGGTGATTTCGCGCGCGGACCCGAGGCATACCTCGATCTGATCCGCCGGGCCAAGGAGGCGATGGAGATCCCCGTCATCGCCTCGCTCAACGGGGCTTCTCCCGGCGGCTGGACGGAATACGCCCGGAAGATCGAGCAGGCCGGGGCCGACGCCCTGGAGCTGAACATCTACTTCCTGCCCACCGATCCGCAGCAGCCGCTGGGGGAAGTCGAAGACACCTATGTCGACCTGACCCGGGAAGTCGTCGGAGCCGTGGGCCTCCCGGTGGCGGTGAAGATGCATCCGTTCCTGACATCCGTGCCGATCATGGCGCGCCGCCTGACGGACGCCGGCGCCCGGGGGCTGTCGCTCTTCAACCGCTTCTACGAACCCGACATCGATCCCGAACAGCTCGAGGTGATCACCGACCTTCAGCTCAGCACGCCGGACGACGCCCGGCTGCCCCTGCGCTGGATCGGGATTCTCCATGGCCGGATCGGGGCCGATCTGGCGGCCACCGGCGGCGTTCACTCGGGGCGTGACGCCGTCAAGATGCTGATGGCCGGCGCCCGGGTGGTGCACCTGTGTTCGGCGTTGCTCAAGCAGGGAGTGCCGCATCTCCGGCGCATCGAGAGTGATCTCGGCGCCTGGCTCGAGGAGAACGAGTATGGCTCGGTCAGGGAGTTGATCGGCACGATGAGCCAGAAGTGCTGCCCGGATCCCTCCGCCTTCGAGCGGGCCAACTACATCAAGGTGCTCCATAGCTTCCACTAG
- the nifJ gene encoding pyruvate:ferredoxin (flavodoxin) oxidoreductase, protein MHRPMITIDGNEAAARIAHKVNEVIAIYPITPSSGMGELADEFSARGQTNIWGTIPHVMEMQSEGGASGAVHGALQTGALTTTFTASQGLLLMIPNMFKIAGELTSTVFHVSARSVATHALSIFGDHSDVMAARTTGFALLASGSVQEVQDFALIATAATLEARVPFVHFFDGFRTSHEVNKITALGDDEIQAMIPEDKVIAHRRRGLDPDRPCVRGTAQNPDVFFQAREAVNPFYQACPGIVQKTMDRFAEVTGRSYHLFDYYGAPDAERVIILMGSGAQAAEETAESLASSGEKVGVVAVRLYRPFASSALLAALPATTRIIATLDRTKEPGAVGEPLYQDVATTILEAAGRGELPFETQPLVIGGRYGLSSKEFTPQMIKGVFDEMSAERPKNHFTVGIVDDVTHNSIEVDEAFEIPRGKMVQALFYGLGSDGTVGANKNSVKIIGEGTDNFAQGYFVYDSKKAGAVTVSHLRFGSEPIRSTYLLEKADFIGCHQWVFLERFDLLDKARKGATFLLNSPYSPEETWSHLQRIHQKRILDKQLKVYVIDAYRVAEEAGMGARINTIMQTCFFAISGVLPRGQAIAKIKDAIRKTYGKKGEAIVDKNFRAVDMALANMHEMKIPGEVTSQLEMPPVVPDHAPEFVRKVTAEIIAGRGDRLPVSAMPVDGTFPAGTSRYEKRNIALAIPVWDPDVCTQCGKCSLICPHAAIRQKIYDPALLEKAPATFKAADYRGKDFEGVRFTIQVAPEDCTGCALCVHVCPAKNRAEPRLKAINMEPQPPLREQEAANFEFFLGLPEVDRRAVKANTVKGSQLLQPLFEYSGACSGCGETPYVKLLSQLFGDRAIIANATGCSSIYGGNLPTTPWTVNRDGRGPAWSNSLFEDNAEFGLGFRLTLDKQNEFARELVRRLASEIGTDLADAILEADQSSEAGIVAQRERVEAMTARLRRLDSDLARRLLSVAHALMHRSIWIVGGDGWAYDIGYGGLDHVLASGRDVNVLVLDTEVYSNTGGQMSKATPLGAIAKFAAAGKPMGKKDLGMMGIAYSNVYVAQVAMGANDTQTVKAFLEAESYAGPSLILAYSHCIAHGINMGTATDSHKRAVKSGHWPLYRFDPRRTQQGLNPLQLDSRKPTMPIAEYMGAESRFKMLQKIDPERSRRLTMSAQKEVEQRWARYEYLAGREFESVKVEK, encoded by the coding sequence ATGCATCGGCCGATGATCACCATCGATGGTAACGAGGCTGCCGCACGAATCGCTCACAAGGTCAACGAAGTCATCGCCATCTATCCCATCACGCCGTCTTCGGGCATGGGTGAGCTGGCCGACGAGTTTTCGGCCCGTGGGCAGACGAATATCTGGGGCACCATTCCCCACGTCATGGAAATGCAGAGCGAGGGTGGGGCGAGCGGCGCGGTGCACGGAGCCCTGCAGACCGGAGCGCTGACCACCACCTTCACGGCCTCCCAGGGTCTGCTGCTGATGATCCCCAACATGTTCAAGATCGCCGGCGAGTTGACCTCGACGGTCTTCCATGTCTCGGCGCGCAGCGTGGCGACTCACGCGCTGTCGATCTTCGGCGACCACAGCGACGTGATGGCGGCCCGCACCACGGGCTTCGCGCTCCTCGCTTCGGGCTCGGTGCAGGAAGTGCAGGATTTCGCGCTGATCGCCACGGCGGCGACCCTCGAGGCGCGGGTGCCGTTCGTGCATTTCTTTGACGGGTTCCGCACTTCCCACGAGGTCAACAAGATCACCGCCCTCGGCGATGACGAGATCCAGGCGATGATTCCCGAAGACAAGGTCATCGCGCACCGCCGGCGCGGCCTCGATCCGGATCGTCCCTGCGTGCGGGGGACGGCCCAGAATCCGGACGTCTTCTTCCAGGCCCGTGAAGCGGTCAACCCCTTCTACCAGGCTTGTCCCGGCATCGTGCAGAAGACGATGGACCGCTTCGCCGAAGTGACCGGGCGCTCCTACCACCTTTTCGATTACTACGGGGCACCGGACGCCGAGCGGGTGATCATCCTGATGGGAAGTGGAGCCCAGGCGGCGGAAGAGACCGCCGAGTCCCTCGCCTCCAGCGGTGAGAAAGTCGGGGTCGTGGCGGTCCGGCTCTACCGGCCCTTTGCGTCCTCGGCCCTTCTCGCGGCCCTGCCGGCCACGACCAGGATCATCGCCACCCTCGACCGGACCAAGGAACCGGGCGCCGTCGGCGAACCCCTCTACCAGGACGTGGCGACCACGATTCTCGAGGCGGCGGGCCGGGGCGAGCTGCCCTTCGAAACCCAGCCGCTGGTGATCGGCGGCCGCTACGGGTTGAGTTCCAAGGAGTTCACCCCGCAGATGATCAAGGGCGTCTTCGACGAGATGAGCGCGGAACGCCCGAAAAACCACTTCACCGTGGGTATCGTCGACGATGTGACCCACAACAGCATCGAGGTCGACGAGGCGTTCGAGATTCCGCGGGGGAAGATGGTTCAGGCCCTGTTCTACGGCCTTGGCTCCGACGGTACGGTGGGGGCCAACAAGAACTCCGTGAAAATCATCGGCGAGGGTACGGACAACTTCGCCCAGGGGTACTTCGTCTACGACTCGAAGAAGGCCGGGGCGGTCACCGTCTCCCACCTGCGCTTCGGGTCTGAGCCGATCCGCTCGACCTACCTGCTCGAGAAGGCCGACTTCATCGGTTGTCACCAGTGGGTTTTCCTCGAGCGCTTCGACTTGCTGGACAAGGCCCGCAAGGGGGCGACGTTCCTGCTCAACAGCCCCTATTCGCCCGAGGAAACCTGGTCCCACCTGCAGCGCATCCACCAGAAGCGGATCCTCGACAAGCAGCTCAAGGTCTACGTGATCGATGCCTACAGGGTGGCCGAAGAAGCCGGCATGGGGGCGCGGATCAACACCATCATGCAGACCTGCTTCTTCGCCATTTCCGGCGTGCTGCCCCGCGGGCAGGCGATCGCCAAGATCAAGGACGCGATTCGCAAGACCTATGGCAAGAAGGGCGAGGCCATCGTCGACAAGAACTTCCGTGCGGTGGACATGGCGCTGGCCAACATGCACGAAATGAAAATTCCCGGCGAAGTCACCAGCCAGCTTGAAATGCCCCCGGTCGTGCCGGATCACGCGCCGGAATTCGTCCGGAAGGTCACGGCCGAAATCATCGCGGGACGGGGAGACCGGTTGCCGGTCAGCGCGATGCCGGTGGACGGGACCTTCCCCGCGGGGACTTCCCGGTACGAAAAGCGGAACATCGCCTTGGCGATTCCCGTCTGGGATCCGGATGTCTGCACCCAGTGCGGCAAGTGTTCCCTGATCTGTCCCCACGCGGCGATCCGGCAGAAGATCTACGACCCCGCCCTGCTGGAGAAAGCGCCTGCGACTTTCAAGGCGGCCGACTATCGGGGTAAGGACTTCGAGGGCGTCCGTTTCACGATCCAGGTCGCTCCGGAAGACTGCACGGGCTGCGCCCTGTGTGTGCACGTCTGCCCGGCGAAAAACCGTGCCGAACCGCGCCTCAAGGCGATCAACATGGAGCCGCAGCCCCCCCTGCGCGAGCAGGAAGCGGCCAATTTCGAGTTCTTCCTCGGACTGCCGGAGGTCGACCGCCGCGCGGTGAAGGCCAACACCGTCAAGGGCTCCCAGTTGTTGCAGCCCCTGTTCGAGTATTCGGGCGCCTGTTCGGGTTGCGGTGAGACGCCCTACGTCAAGCTCCTCTCGCAACTTTTCGGTGACCGGGCGATCATCGCCAACGCCACCGGCTGCTCGTCGATCTACGGCGGCAACCTGCCGACCACGCCCTGGACCGTCAACCGGGACGGGCGCGGGCCCGCCTGGTCCAACTCCCTGTTCGAAGACAATGCCGAGTTCGGCCTGGGCTTCCGCCTGACCTTGGACAAGCAGAACGAGTTCGCCCGGGAACTGGTGCGCCGGCTCGCGTCGGAAATCGGCACCGACCTGGCCGACGCGATTCTCGAGGCGGACCAGTCCAGCGAGGCGGGTATCGTGGCCCAGCGGGAGCGGGTCGAGGCGATGACGGCTCGACTGCGGCGGCTGGACAGCGACCTGGCCCGCCGCCTGCTCAGCGTGGCCCATGCCTTGATGCACCGTAGCATCTGGATCGTCGGCGGAGACGGCTGGGCCTACGACATCGGCTACGGGGGGCTGGACCACGTTCTCGCCTCGGGGCGCGACGTGAACGTCCTGGTGCTCGATACCGAGGTCTACTCCAACACGGGCGGGCAGATGTCCAAGGCCACGCCCCTCGGCGCGATCGCCAAGTTCGCCGCGGCGGGTAAGCCGATGGGCAAGAAGGACCTGGGGATGATGGGTATCGCCTACTCGAACGTCTACGTCGCGCAGGTGGCCATGGGTGCCAACGACACGCAGACGGTCAAGGCGTTCCTGGAGGCGGAGTCCTATGCCGGTCCCTCGCTGATCCTGGCCTACTCGCACTGCATCGCCCACGGCATCAACATGGGCACCGCGACGGACAGCCACAAGCGGGCGGTGAAGAGCGGACACTGGCCGCTCTACCGCTTCGACCCGCGCCGGACGCAGCAGGGACTCAACCCGCTGCAACTCGATTCCCGCAAGCCGACGATGCCGATCGCGGAGTACATGGGGGCGGAGTCCCGCTTCAAGATGTTGCAGAAGATCGATCCCGAGCGCTCTCGCCGTCTGACGATGTCGGCGCAGAAGGAGGTCGAACAGCGCTGGGCCCGCTACGAGTACCTGGCCGGGCGGGAGTTCGAGTCGGTGAAGGTGGAGAAATAG
- a CDS encoding SOS response-associated peptidase has protein sequence MCGRFVQSSSARLLARLLGLDPPAHLAPRYNLAPTETAAVILWEETGPAFAHLRWGWPAGGERPRILHQARAETVARLPAFRQALARRRALVPADGFYEWSGRRGRRQPWWIHPPRPGTSLCFAAIWADRPGSGGSFALLTRPAAGPLRRLHHRMPLILPTSRLNAWINPRSDPQALVDRICREDPPPLEFYRVSPEVNRAGPDHPGLTAPIAPHHPSLFDAPPGG, from the coding sequence GTGTGCGGCCGCTTCGTCCAGTCCTCTTCCGCCCGGTTGCTGGCCCGGTTGCTGGGCCTCGACCCCCCGGCCCACCTCGCCCCGCGCTACAACCTGGCCCCGACGGAAACGGCCGCCGTGATTCTCTGGGAGGAAACCGGACCCGCCTTCGCGCACCTGCGCTGGGGATGGCCCGCCGGCGGGGAACGCCCGCGAATCCTGCACCAGGCCCGGGCCGAGACGGTGGCCCGGCTCCCGGCTTTCCGGCAGGCCTTGGCCCGTCGGCGGGCCCTGGTCCCCGCCGACGGCTTCTACGAATGGAGTGGCCGCCGGGGTCGGCGCCAGCCCTGGTGGATCCATCCGCCCCGGCCGGGCACCTCCCTCTGCTTCGCCGCCATCTGGGCCGACCGACCGGGGTCCGGCGGCAGCTTCGCCCTGCTCACCCGACCGGCCGCCGGCCCCCTCCGCCGCCTTCATCACCGGATGCCGCTGATCCTCCCGACCTCCCGCCTCAACGCCTGGATCAACCCCCGGAGCGATCCGCAGGCCCTCGTCGACAGGATCTGCCGGGAGGATCCGCCGCCCCTGGAGTTCTACCGGGTATCGCCGGAAGTCAACCGGGCCGGCCCCGACCACCCGGGTCTGACGGCGCCGATCGCCCCCCACCACCCTTCCCTCTTCGACGCCCCCCCGGGCGGATGA
- a CDS encoding SDR family NAD(P)-dependent oxidoreductase has translation MSQWPAPRYEHCLVTGASAGIGEAFARALAPRARRLTITARRGDRLRRLAEALEARGPVRVATIDCDLLAPDGVERLIGRVEGEVDLLVNNAGFGRFGPIERFPWNDYEQMIQLNVTAMAGLTYALWPDLGRVPGRGVIHVASVAGFQPLPHFAVYAATKAFVRSWSLALSAEGRENGTRVLCLSPGPVATEFGEHARMSFDYPKPFMAVERVVGAALGAYARGRREVVPGLVNKVLTWGPRVLPVGLQLALARRLLSSSGG, from the coding sequence TTGAGCCAGTGGCCCGCACCCCGGTACGAACATTGCCTGGTCACGGGAGCTTCCGCGGGGATCGGGGAGGCCTTCGCCCGGGCTCTGGCTCCCCGCGCCCGGCGCTTGACGATCACCGCCCGGCGGGGCGATCGGTTGCGCCGGCTGGCCGAAGCGCTCGAGGCGCGAGGCCCGGTGCGCGTGGCCACCATAGACTGCGATCTGCTCGCTCCGGACGGCGTGGAGAGATTGATCGGACGGGTCGAAGGGGAGGTCGACCTGCTGGTGAACAACGCCGGTTTCGGTCGCTTCGGGCCGATCGAGCGCTTCCCCTGGAACGACTACGAGCAGATGATCCAACTCAACGTGACGGCCATGGCGGGGTTGACCTACGCCCTGTGGCCCGACCTGGGCCGGGTGCCGGGGAGGGGGGTGATCCACGTGGCGAGTGTCGCCGGTTTCCAGCCCTTGCCCCACTTCGCCGTCTACGCCGCCACCAAGGCTTTCGTTCGGAGCTGGTCGCTGGCGCTCTCGGCCGAGGGCCGCGAGAACGGAACCCGGGTGCTGTGCCTGAGCCCCGGTCCGGTGGCCACCGAGTTCGGTGAACATGCCCGCATGAGCTTCGACTACCCCAAGCCCTTCATGGCGGTCGAGCGCGTGGTGGGAGCCGCGCTCGGGGCCTACGCCAGGGGACGGCGGGAGGTGGTTCCCGGTCTGGTGAACAAGGTCCTGACCTGGGGGCCGAGAGTGCTTCCCGTGGGCCTCCAGCTGGCGTTGGCGCGACGTCTCCTGTCCTCCTCCGGCGGCTAG
- a CDS encoding EVE domain-containing protein, with translation MARARHYWLVKSEPAKYSIDDLAAEAGRRACWDGVRNYQARNFMRDGMRLGDQVLFYHSAVQPPGVAGCARVVREAYPDPTQFDPASPAYDPRSRPEDPRWLMVDLELTCRFDRLIPLAELRATPGLEEMLLLRRGQRLSVMPVTPAQWRIILGLARPAPGSTLPPV, from the coding sequence GTGGCTCGCGCCCGACATTACTGGCTTGTCAAGTCCGAACCGGCCAAGTACTCCATCGACGACCTGGCCGCCGAGGCGGGTCGCCGAGCCTGCTGGGACGGCGTACGTAACTACCAGGCGCGCAATTTCATGCGCGACGGCATGCGGCTGGGAGACCAAGTGCTGTTCTACCACTCGGCTGTGCAGCCTCCCGGGGTCGCCGGCTGCGCCCGGGTCGTCCGCGAGGCCTACCCCGACCCGACTCAGTTCGACCCCGCCTCCCCGGCCTACGATCCCCGATCCCGGCCCGAAGACCCGCGGTGGCTGATGGTGGACCTGGAACTGACCTGCCGCTTCGACCGCCTGATCCCCCTGGCGGAACTGCGCGCGACCCCCGGCCTCGAGGAGATGTTGCTGCTGCGTCGGGGCCAGCGTCTGTCGGTGATGCCGGTGACCCCCGCCCAGTGGCGCATCATCCTGGGCCTGGCCCGGCCCGCGCCCGGCAGCACGTTGCCCCCCGTCTAG
- a CDS encoding 4Fe-4S dicluster domain-containing protein has product MAKTQYGMVIDARSCLDCKACVVACKAENGVPPGASRDWVHHTLEGVFPELRAVIEPGQCNHCSEAPCVDVCPTGASHFAEGGMVQITREECIGCQLCMEACPYGARYYDEQAEKVDKCSFCRHRVEQGLEPACVVTCPTKVRVFGDLNDPSSAAARLLATRRTVVPKPEAQTRPNNHYIVD; this is encoded by the coding sequence ATGGCGAAAACGCAATACGGTATGGTGATCGACGCCCGCTCCTGCCTGGACTGCAAGGCCTGCGTGGTCGCCTGCAAGGCGGAAAACGGTGTTCCCCCGGGAGCGAGCCGGGATTGGGTCCATCACACCCTGGAGGGTGTGTTCCCCGAGTTGCGGGCCGTGATCGAGCCCGGCCAGTGCAACCATTGCAGCGAGGCTCCCTGTGTCGATGTCTGCCCCACCGGTGCGAGCCATTTCGCCGAGGGGGGCATGGTTCAGATCACGCGGGAAGAGTGCATCGGCTGCCAGCTCTGCATGGAGGCCTGTCCCTACGGGGCGCGCTACTACGACGAACAGGCCGAGAAGGTCGACAAGTGCTCCTTCTGCCGGCACCGGGTCGAGCAGGGGCTCGAGCCGGCCTGCGTGGTGACCTGCCCGACCAAGGTCCGGGTCTTCGGCGACCTGAACGACCCCTCCAGCGCGGCGGCCAGGCTGCTGGCGACCCGCAGGACGGTGGTCCCCAAGCCCGAGGCGCAGACCCGGCCCAACAACCACTACATCGTCGACTGA